One window of the Amycolatopsis mediterranei genome contains the following:
- a CDS encoding DUF1996 domain-containing protein has protein sequence MPDAAAVGGGGFTGKFENLCSYTHTNQDDAILFPNQPGASAHLHDYVSNPAADANSTAASLRAGTTNCVNNLDFASYWAPTLYSGTTAVHTASDTIYYLTNGKKNVQPYPFGFKEIAGNARATNPSQAQNILWGCSTTAPTLPEAPNCASGEQLHVRVNFADCWDGVHLDSPDHVSHVAYSTKNVCPAGFPVPIPMLSILFKYPTANGAVLKTSAGMGTYSMHADFFNAWDVKELQHMVTMCLDAGKDCGRPTGVQ, from the coding sequence GTGCCGGATGCGGCCGCGGTGGGCGGCGGCGGTTTCACCGGAAAGTTCGAAAACCTGTGCAGCTACACGCACACGAATCAGGACGACGCCATTCTCTTCCCCAACCAGCCCGGCGCGTCGGCACACCTGCACGACTACGTGTCCAATCCCGCGGCGGACGCGAACTCCACCGCGGCCAGCCTCCGGGCCGGAACCACCAACTGCGTCAACAACCTCGACTTCGCCTCGTACTGGGCACCGACGCTGTACAGCGGCACCACGGCGGTGCACACCGCGAGCGACACCATCTACTACCTGACCAACGGCAAGAAGAACGTGCAGCCCTATCCGTTCGGCTTCAAGGAGATCGCCGGCAACGCGAGGGCCACCAACCCTTCGCAGGCCCAGAACATCCTGTGGGGCTGCTCGACGACCGCACCGACACTGCCTGAGGCACCGAACTGCGCCTCCGGCGAGCAGCTGCACGTGCGGGTGAACTTCGCCGACTGCTGGGACGGTGTCCACCTGGACAGCCCCGACCACGTCAGCCACGTCGCCTACAGCACCAAGAACGTGTGCCCGGCCGGGTTCCCGGTGCCCATTCCGATGCTGAGCATCCTGTTCAAGTACCCCACCGCCAACGGCGCCGTCCTGAAGACCTCGGCCGGGATGGGGACCTACAGCATGCACGCCGACTTCTTCAACGCCTGGGACGTCAAGGAGCTGCAGCACATGGTCACCATGTGCCTCGACGCGGGCAAGGACTGCGGCCGGCCCACCGGTGTCCAGTAG
- a CDS encoding MarR family winged helix-turn-helix transcriptional regulator: MAQSSGAELALLLLGGFHSMVDEVNVELAKRGHRGVRPVHEFALRAVEAGADTASELGRRLSVTKQAAAQTIAVLEDFGYVDREPDPSDGRRKRVRVTPRGRELMAIGGALFDDVRGRWAARIGPEQLETLEAHLAQLTERRSFTAEDLQD, from the coding sequence ATGGCGCAGTCCAGTGGTGCCGAGCTCGCGCTTCTGCTGCTCGGCGGGTTCCATTCGATGGTCGACGAGGTGAACGTGGAGCTCGCGAAGCGCGGCCACCGAGGCGTCCGCCCGGTGCACGAGTTCGCGTTGCGCGCGGTGGAGGCGGGTGCGGACACCGCCTCCGAGCTCGGTCGCCGGTTGTCGGTGACCAAGCAGGCGGCGGCGCAGACCATCGCCGTGCTGGAGGACTTCGGCTACGTCGACCGCGAGCCCGACCCGAGCGACGGACGCCGCAAGCGCGTGCGGGTCACTCCGCGAGGCCGCGAGCTGATGGCCATCGGCGGTGCCCTGTTCGACGACGTGCGCGGCCGCTGGGCAGCCCGGATCGGACCCGAGCAGCTCGAGACCCTGGAAGCGCACCTGGCCCAGCTCACCGAACGACGCTCGTTCACCGCGGAGGACCTGCAGGACTGA
- a CDS encoding alpha/beta fold hydrolase, whose product MDRLAATIPGVDHHRISLNDTELHYVAAGTTGSPVLLVHGFPETWWVFHKLIPLLSAHHRVFAVDLRGFGDSATATREHDSATAANDLSDLITRLDVGPVHLTGQDISGPATFRVAATHPELVRSYTGIETGLPGFGAERLADVTHGGAWHIGVLAAPGIPEMLLAGREREFIADYAIPSLTANPGAFTDADIDELVRSYARPDAFAGAAGLYRSLLSDGEELRRLATRKLDMPVLAVAGRSANFTPATLQQVATDVTAVHIERIGHYVAMEAPGQLAAALHSFYTNVD is encoded by the coding sequence ATGGACCGCCTCGCCGCCACCATCCCCGGTGTCGACCACCACCGGATCAGCCTCAACGACACCGAACTGCACTACGTCGCCGCCGGCACCACCGGATCTCCCGTCCTGCTCGTGCACGGCTTCCCCGAGACCTGGTGGGTGTTCCACAAGCTGATCCCCCTGCTCAGCGCGCACCACCGGGTGTTCGCCGTCGACCTTCGCGGATTCGGCGACTCCGCCACCGCCACCCGCGAGCACGACAGCGCGACCGCGGCGAACGACCTCAGCGACCTGATCACCCGCCTGGACGTCGGTCCCGTCCACCTCACCGGCCAGGACATCAGCGGCCCCGCGACGTTCCGGGTCGCCGCAACCCACCCCGAACTCGTCCGCAGCTACACCGGAATCGAGACCGGACTCCCGGGATTCGGCGCCGAGAGGCTCGCCGACGTCACCCACGGCGGCGCCTGGCACATCGGCGTCCTCGCCGCTCCCGGCATCCCGGAAATGCTCCTCGCCGGACGTGAGCGGGAGTTCATCGCCGACTACGCGATCCCCTCCCTCACCGCGAACCCCGGCGCGTTCACCGACGCCGACATCGACGAGCTCGTCCGCTCCTACGCCCGACCCGACGCCTTCGCCGGCGCCGCCGGCCTGTACCGGTCGCTGCTCTCCGACGGCGAAGAACTCCGCCGGCTCGCGACTCGGAAGCTGGACATGCCCGTACTCGCGGTGGCAGGTCGCTCGGCGAACTTCACACCCGCCACGCTGCAGCAGGTCGCCACCGACGTGACCGCCGTTCACATCGAACGGATCGGCCACTACGTGGCCATGGAAGCCCCCGGCCAGCTCGCGGCGGCCCTCCACTCCTTCTACACGAACGTCGATTGA
- a CDS encoding MFS transporter: MSAAAAVAIAQIGLSIPAVINGFINQDLHTSSTTLTWISDAFLVPVTLLELSFGVVGDLFGRKRLLAAGAALMAVGGLLGFFTPSGGTGVLITGQVVSGIGAAAIFPTSIAMLAAGTQSVRQRAHSISIWAAALTGAGFISPVLAGLLARIPHSGGAYASWRYAFLAMAVLAVVSCAITLVGAQNSAAPVGRSLDWPGQITIAVSLFALLYAVIQGADDGWGSVPVIGGFVVAVVFMVLFVVIERRVDRPLIRLDLFGNRMFTVSAVVTVVGMFAYLGTAYATSIRLSAIQEYTPLATSLGFFCLNVMGVVLFPVSTRVVERFSPGVVLGTGMALIGIGDFVLAAIPATNLSIGAVAAPLLVVGAGFKLAVTSITVVAVNSVPTSKAGMASGATSMLRDGGLTLGPAIVGAIALTNAANAINAEIASSPSLKSALDSFYAAPQHVPAAQRPAVEAAVHAVKSGPLGENGVPATVPGPDGTPIPFNPLKDVAFHALSHAYAIGYLVCGIAAAAAALIALTLLGRRRNQDVFTGPDADERP; the protein is encoded by the coding sequence GTGTCTGCGGCAGCGGCCGTCGCCATCGCCCAGATCGGCCTGTCCATCCCGGCCGTCATCAACGGCTTCATCAACCAGGACCTGCACACCTCGTCGACGACGCTGACCTGGATCTCCGACGCCTTCCTGGTTCCGGTGACCCTGCTCGAGCTGTCCTTCGGCGTGGTCGGCGACCTCTTCGGACGCAAGCGGCTGCTGGCCGCCGGCGCCGCGCTGATGGCCGTGGGCGGGTTGCTCGGCTTCTTCACGCCCAGCGGCGGCACCGGGGTGCTCATCACCGGTCAGGTGGTTTCCGGCATCGGAGCCGCGGCGATCTTCCCGACGTCGATCGCGATGCTCGCCGCGGGTACGCAGAGCGTCCGGCAGCGCGCGCACTCCATCTCGATCTGGGCCGCCGCCCTCACCGGCGCCGGTTTCATCTCGCCGGTGCTGGCCGGCCTGCTGGCGCGCATCCCCCATTCGGGCGGTGCGTACGCGAGCTGGCGCTACGCCTTCCTCGCCATGGCGGTCCTGGCCGTGGTCAGCTGTGCGATCACCCTGGTGGGTGCGCAGAACTCCGCAGCGCCGGTGGGCCGGTCGCTGGACTGGCCGGGCCAGATCACCATCGCGGTGTCCCTGTTCGCGCTGCTGTACGCGGTGATCCAGGGAGCCGACGACGGCTGGGGCAGCGTTCCGGTGATCGGCGGGTTCGTCGTGGCCGTCGTGTTCATGGTGCTGTTCGTGGTGATCGAGCGCCGGGTGGACCGGCCGTTGATCCGCTTGGACCTGTTCGGCAACCGGATGTTCACGGTCTCCGCGGTGGTGACGGTCGTCGGCATGTTCGCCTACCTGGGCACCGCGTATGCGACGAGCATCCGGCTGTCGGCCATCCAGGAGTACACCCCGCTCGCGACGTCCCTCGGCTTCTTCTGCCTGAACGTGATGGGCGTGGTGCTGTTCCCGGTCAGCACCCGGGTGGTCGAGCGCTTCAGCCCCGGCGTCGTGCTCGGCACCGGGATGGCGCTGATCGGGATCGGCGACTTCGTGCTCGCCGCCATCCCGGCCACGAACCTCTCCATCGGGGCGGTCGCGGCTCCGCTGCTGGTCGTCGGCGCCGGGTTCAAGCTGGCCGTCACTTCCATCACCGTCGTCGCGGTCAACAGCGTCCCGACGTCCAAAGCCGGCATGGCCAGCGGGGCGACGAGCATGTTGCGCGACGGCGGCCTGACGCTCGGGCCCGCCATCGTGGGCGCGATCGCGCTGACGAACGCCGCGAACGCGATCAACGCCGAAATCGCCTCGTCCCCTTCTCTCAAGTCCGCATTGGACAGTTTCTACGCCGCACCGCAGCACGTCCCCGCCGCCCAGCGCCCGGCGGTGGAAGCGGCCGTCCACGCGGTGAAGTCCGGCCCGCTCGGGGAGAACGGCGTCCCGGCGACGGTACCGGGACCCGACGGCACACCGATCCCGTTCAACCCCCTCAAAGACGTCGCGTTCCACGCCCTTTCCCACGCCTACGCCATCGGCTACCTGGTGTGCGGCATCGCCGCCGCGGCGGCCGCCCTCATCGCGTTGACGCTGCTGGGCCGACGGCGAAACCAGGACGTGTTCACCGGACCCGACGCGGACGAACGGCCCTGA
- a CDS encoding MarR family winged helix-turn-helix transcriptional regulator: MKTGDTQAHRAGAADPVATPSTLLYLVKQVELSVRAGLDALVRPADITTLQYTALTVLERHPDLTAARLARHSFVTDQSMADMVTTLLNRGLIERHRDPADRRRLVIALTPAGQRLLDRLRPEVAALQDRMLSLLSDGQAGELQRSLELCRRALLEHGVESDPAPRAVDEKSRKKPTFRR; this comes from the coding sequence ATGAAGACTGGTGATACTCAGGCGCACCGGGCCGGTGCGGCCGATCCGGTGGCGACGCCGTCGACTTTGCTGTACCTGGTGAAGCAGGTCGAACTGTCCGTGCGCGCCGGACTCGACGCCCTCGTCCGTCCGGCGGACATCACGACGCTGCAGTACACCGCCTTGACCGTCCTCGAACGCCACCCCGATCTCACCGCCGCGCGGCTGGCCCGGCACTCGTTCGTCACCGACCAGAGCATGGCCGACATGGTGACGACGCTGCTGAACCGCGGCCTGATCGAGCGCCATCGCGACCCCGCCGACCGCCGCCGCCTCGTCATCGCCCTGACGCCCGCCGGGCAGCGGCTGCTCGACCGGCTCCGGCCGGAGGTGGCCGCGTTGCAGGACCGGATGCTCTCGCTGCTTTCCGACGGCCAGGCCGGCGAACTGCAACGCTCGCTGGAACTGTGCCGTCGCGCCCTGCTCGAGCACGGGGTCGAAAGTGACCCCGCACCTCGCGCGGTGGACGAAAAATCACGGAAGAAGCCCACCTTCAGGCGATAG
- a CDS encoding MIP/aquaporin family protein, with product MDTSLVRRLVAELAGTAILCLFGIGAAVAVAAARAGGPGLLIVALAHGLALAVAIYAFGSVSGGHFNPTVTVALAARGRFSWREVPAYVVAQLAGGVLGAALVYATYADTATAAGLGATTFGAGAGYVQALVAEAIGAFILVTAVFALAVAPDAPRGVAGIGIGLALATQIMVFGPLTGASVNLARTFGPDIVLFFAGQGVAWSQLFAYLAGPLVGGLAAAFLSDYLVTRRPAVEAGV from the coding sequence ATGGACACGTCTCTGGTTCGTCGCCTGGTGGCCGAGCTCGCCGGCACGGCCATCCTGTGCCTGTTCGGCATCGGCGCCGCGGTTGCCGTCGCGGCGGCCCGTGCGGGTGGGCCCGGTCTGCTGATCGTCGCGCTGGCGCACGGGCTCGCACTGGCCGTCGCGATCTACGCCTTCGGTTCGGTGTCGGGCGGGCACTTCAACCCGACGGTCACCGTCGCACTGGCCGCGCGCGGCCGGTTCTCCTGGCGGGAGGTCCCCGCCTACGTAGTCGCGCAGCTCGCCGGCGGCGTGCTCGGTGCCGCGCTGGTCTATGCCACCTACGCCGACACGGCCACCGCGGCCGGGCTGGGCGCCACGACCTTCGGCGCCGGGGCCGGCTACGTCCAGGCGCTGGTGGCCGAGGCGATCGGCGCTTTCATCCTGGTCACCGCGGTGTTCGCGCTGGCTGTCGCGCCGGACGCGCCCAGGGGCGTGGCCGGCATCGGGATCGGGCTCGCGCTGGCCACCCAGATCATGGTGTTCGGTCCGCTCACGGGTGCCTCGGTGAACCTGGCCCGCACCTTCGGCCCGGACATCGTGCTGTTCTTCGCCGGCCAGGGTGTTGCGTGGTCCCAGCTTTTCGCCTATCTCGCCGGCCCGCTCGTCGGCGGTCTGGCCGCCGCGTTCCTGAGCGACTACCTCGTCACCCGCCGCCCGGCGGTCGAGGCCGGGGTGTGA
- a CDS encoding thiamine pyrophosphate-binding protein — MADWHRVDPADVPADGRVRSVTVDGRSVALSRCGARLGALENRCPHQGGPLGEGSIEKGWLRCPWHGYDYDPLTGQPPEGFGDAVTTYPVEERPDGVFVELPEPAAAVRTVADVLVETLVAWGVRHVFGMVGHSNLGFAEALRRAEARGELTYVGIRHEGAAAFAASAYGKLTGRPAACFAIAGPGSTNLLTGLYDAKLDGAPVLAISGQVPSKVLGRGAFQDVDLSAVFRDVAVSTTTVHSGSDHAELAALAVKHALDRRGVAHLVLPDEVQVQPSDATPATPDGRWVRRSGPPDAASVTAAAALVRDARRPVFVVGHGARDAAAEVTALAERLGAPVLTTFKAKGLVPDTHPLGAGVLGRSGTPAASWLMNEADLLIAVGASFSNHTGIAAYKPILQLDDDPAAIGRFDAVTTALLGDARLALGALTAELRETKAEDQRPDVAARWAIWRAEKARRVADDRGRGVSAAAVFDALSRHLPEDAVVTVDVGNHAYSLGRYLESKGQPVLMSGYLGSIGFGYPAALGAWAAAPDRPIVAVTGDGGFGQYATELTTAVKYGIPVKHLLLNNNALGKISKEQLAGDYPVWQTSLVNPDWAAYAELCGATGISVTARDQLDEAMAALFAADGPALLCVEQDAELL, encoded by the coding sequence ATGGCGGACTGGCATCGGGTGGACCCCGCCGACGTGCCCGCGGACGGCCGCGTGCGCAGCGTCACCGTGGACGGCCGCAGCGTCGCGCTGTCGCGGTGTGGCGCGCGGCTCGGCGCGTTGGAAAACCGCTGCCCGCACCAGGGCGGGCCGCTCGGCGAAGGCTCGATCGAGAAGGGCTGGCTGCGCTGCCCCTGGCACGGCTACGACTACGACCCGCTGACCGGGCAGCCACCCGAAGGCTTCGGGGACGCCGTCACCACCTACCCGGTCGAGGAACGCCCCGACGGCGTCTTCGTGGAGCTGCCCGAGCCCGCCGCCGCGGTGCGGACGGTCGCCGATGTGCTGGTCGAGACGCTCGTCGCCTGGGGTGTCCGGCACGTGTTCGGCATGGTCGGGCATTCGAACCTCGGCTTCGCCGAAGCGTTGCGGCGCGCCGAAGCCCGCGGCGAGCTGACGTACGTCGGGATCCGGCACGAAGGCGCGGCGGCGTTCGCGGCGAGCGCGTACGGCAAGCTCACCGGACGCCCCGCGGCGTGCTTCGCGATCGCCGGGCCGGGCTCGACGAACCTGCTCACCGGGCTCTACGACGCCAAGCTCGACGGCGCGCCGGTGCTCGCGATCTCAGGACAGGTGCCGTCGAAGGTCCTCGGCCGCGGCGCGTTCCAGGACGTCGACCTCTCGGCGGTCTTCCGCGACGTCGCCGTGTCCACCACCACCGTCCACAGTGGAAGTGACCACGCCGAGCTGGCCGCGCTGGCGGTCAAGCATGCCCTCGACCGGCGGGGCGTGGCGCACCTGGTCCTGCCCGACGAGGTCCAGGTGCAGCCGAGCGACGCCACGCCGGCCACCCCGGACGGACGCTGGGTGCGCCGGTCCGGGCCACCGGACGCCGCCTCGGTCACCGCGGCGGCCGCGCTCGTCCGCGACGCCCGGCGGCCGGTGTTCGTCGTCGGCCACGGCGCCCGGGACGCCGCCGCCGAGGTCACCGCGCTGGCCGAACGCCTCGGCGCCCCGGTGCTCACCACGTTCAAGGCCAAGGGACTGGTGCCCGACACCCATCCGCTCGGCGCGGGCGTGCTCGGCCGCAGCGGGACGCCGGCGGCCAGCTGGCTGATGAACGAAGCCGACCTGCTGATCGCCGTCGGTGCGTCGTTCAGCAACCACACCGGCATCGCCGCGTACAAACCGATCCTGCAGCTCGACGACGACCCGGCCGCGATCGGCCGGTTCGACGCGGTGACGACCGCGCTGCTGGGCGACGCCCGGCTCGCCCTCGGGGCCCTGACCGCGGAGCTGCGGGAGACGAAGGCCGAGGACCAGCGGCCCGACGTCGCTGCCCGCTGGGCGATCTGGCGGGCCGAGAAGGCCCGCCGCGTCGCCGACGACCGCGGCCGGGGCGTCTCGGCGGCGGCGGTGTTCGACGCGCTGTCCCGGCACCTGCCGGAGGACGCCGTGGTGACGGTGGACGTCGGCAACCACGCGTACTCGCTGGGACGCTACCTGGAGTCGAAGGGCCAGCCGGTCTTGATGTCGGGCTACCTCGGCTCCATCGGATTCGGCTACCCGGCCGCGCTGGGCGCGTGGGCGGCGGCGCCGGACCGTCCGATCGTGGCGGTCACCGGCGACGGCGGGTTCGGGCAGTACGCGACCGAGCTGACCACCGCCGTCAAGTACGGCATCCCGGTGAAGCACCTGCTGCTGAACAACAACGCCCTCGGCAAGATCAGCAAGGAGCAGCTTGCCGGGGACTACCCGGTGTGGCAGACGTCCCTGGTCAACCCGGACTGGGCCGCCTACGCCGAACTCTGCGGCGCGACGGGCATCAGCGTCACCGCACGCGACCAGCTCGACGAAGCCATGGCGGCGCTCTTCGCCGCCGACGGCCCGGCCCTCCTCTGCGTCGAGCAAGATGCGGAGCTCCTCTGA
- a CDS encoding alpha/beta hydrolase family protein, whose protein sequence is MFEYFPGNYVWNLGVVATLNSGGLIDEVDRACRPIREAAAQGEDAGTRDFLRAWTALTDQLVGQAEEAEKAGHARTAGQLYARAANYLCQAERLQSASTPGRLDTYRRVLELQQKAMDPAVTRVAVPFERTTLPAYFSSAGPGAPVMIMWNGLDSTKEHMYSSGHWAELAARGISCLMVDCPGSGEALRVQGLTARVETEGWATACVDYLESRNDVDPTRIGLVGWSLGGYYAPRAAAFEKRLALVVAWGANHNWGAVQRRRLEREGERPVPHYWEHVLWVWGHDNLETFPEFADAVHLDGVVEHITVPFLICHGENDRQIPVAYARRSYEQAVNSPHRRLRLFTAEEGATEHIGLDHLSHTSTYIADWVADTLAQ, encoded by the coding sequence GTGTTCGAGTACTTCCCCGGCAACTACGTCTGGAACCTCGGCGTCGTCGCCACCCTCAACAGCGGCGGCCTCATCGACGAGGTCGACCGCGCCTGCCGTCCCATCCGCGAAGCCGCCGCCCAGGGCGAGGACGCCGGCACCCGGGATTTCCTGCGGGCGTGGACGGCGCTGACCGACCAGCTCGTCGGCCAGGCCGAAGAGGCCGAGAAGGCCGGCCACGCCCGCACCGCCGGGCAGCTCTACGCCCGCGCGGCCAACTACCTGTGCCAGGCCGAACGCTTGCAGAGCGCGTCCACGCCCGGCCGGCTCGACACCTACCGCCGCGTGCTGGAACTGCAGCAGAAGGCCATGGATCCCGCGGTGACCCGCGTGGCGGTGCCCTTCGAGCGGACGACGTTGCCCGCGTACTTCAGCTCGGCGGGCCCCGGGGCGCCGGTGATGATCATGTGGAACGGCCTGGACTCGACGAAGGAGCACATGTATTCGTCCGGGCACTGGGCCGAGCTGGCCGCCCGCGGCATCTCCTGCCTGATGGTCGACTGCCCGGGTTCGGGCGAGGCGCTGCGCGTCCAGGGCCTGACGGCGCGCGTCGAGACGGAAGGCTGGGCCACGGCGTGCGTGGACTACCTGGAATCCCGCAACGACGTCGACCCCACCCGCATCGGCCTGGTCGGCTGGTCCTTGGGCGGCTACTACGCCCCCCGCGCGGCGGCGTTCGAGAAGCGCCTGGCACTCGTGGTCGCCTGGGGCGCCAACCACAACTGGGGTGCGGTGCAGCGAAGGCGTCTGGAGCGCGAGGGCGAACGTCCGGTGCCGCACTACTGGGAGCACGTGCTGTGGGTCTGGGGCCACGACAACCTCGAGACGTTCCCCGAATTCGCGGACGCGGTGCACCTCGACGGCGTCGTCGAGCACATCACGGTGCCGTTCTTGATTTGCCACGGCGAAAACGACCGCCAGATCCCGGTGGCCTACGCGCGCCGTTCGTACGAGCAGGCGGTGAACAGCCCCCACCGCCGGTTGAGGCTGTTCACCGCGGAGGAGGGCGCGACGGAGCACATCGGCCTCGACCACCTGTCCCACACGAGCACGTACATCGCCGACTGGGTCGCCGACACCCTGGCGCAGTAG
- a CDS encoding SDR family NAD(P)-dependent oxidoreductase translates to MRGKTVLVTGAGQGLGAAVARRLAADGATVIGADLAETADLPGVDYRQLDVTDSAGWARLVAGLDRIDGLVANAGVTWRARLGELDPADLARVLEVNVGGVHRAVRAVLPVMPTGGSIVVVGSAAALTGHFPVAYTASKWALRGFTRAACLELGGRGIRVNAVHPGYVDTPMTASAPPAFRAANVAETPLGRTGTAAEVAAVVAFLLGDEASYISGADIPVDGGMTAHGGVKSISEAART, encoded by the coding sequence GTGAGGGGCAAGACCGTGCTGGTCACCGGCGCCGGGCAGGGCCTCGGCGCGGCGGTGGCCCGGCGCCTGGCCGCGGACGGCGCCACGGTCATCGGCGCCGACCTCGCCGAGACCGCGGACCTGCCCGGCGTCGACTACCGGCAGCTCGACGTGACGGACTCCGCCGGGTGGGCCCGGCTCGTGGCCGGGCTGGACCGGATCGACGGCCTGGTCGCGAACGCGGGCGTCACCTGGCGGGCCCGGCTCGGCGAGCTGGACCCGGCCGACCTGGCCCGCGTGCTGGAGGTCAACGTGGGCGGCGTCCACCGGGCGGTGCGGGCGGTCCTGCCGGTGATGCCGACCGGCGGGTCGATCGTCGTGGTGGGCTCGGCCGCCGCGCTGACCGGCCACTTCCCGGTGGCTTACACCGCGAGCAAGTGGGCGTTGCGCGGCTTCACCCGGGCGGCCTGCCTCGAACTGGGTGGCCGCGGCATCCGCGTCAACGCCGTGCACCCCGGGTACGTCGACACGCCGATGACCGCGTCGGCACCACCCGCGTTCCGCGCGGCGAACGTCGCCGAGACCCCGCTGGGGCGGACCGGTACGGCCGCCGAGGTCGCCGCCGTCGTCGCGTTCCTGCTCGGCGACGAGGCCTCCTACATCTCCGGTGCCGACATCCCGGTGGACGGCGGGATGACCGCGCACGGCGGTGTGAAGTCGATCAGCGAAGCAGCACGAACCTGA
- a CDS encoding fumarylacetoacetate hydrolase family protein, with protein sequence MRLATYEHRGAVRAGVVSGDGVHAFPAGVTVLDLVRSGLPVALDAGVLDGPSVPLTEVRLLPPLEPPSVRDFVAFEEHVEGMVAPGPVPPEWYEAPTFYFTNPAALAGAHDDVPIPPGSRLFDFELEVAAVLGPDGIFGYTIFNDWSARDLQRREMKVGLGPAKGKDSVTTLGPWLVTADEFTVDEDGFLDLDLRVSVNGVEIGHDRLANMGWPFEELVAYAARGTRLRPGDVLGSGTCGNGGCLAELWGRRGAQDPPPLRPGDVVEMTVEGIGSIRNTVVAGIDLPPVRPARTRDRAR encoded by the coding sequence ATGCGGCTCGCCACCTACGAACACCGCGGCGCGGTGCGCGCCGGCGTGGTCTCCGGTGACGGCGTCCACGCCTTCCCGGCCGGGGTGACGGTGCTGGACCTGGTGCGGTCCGGCCTGCCGGTCGCCCTCGATGCCGGTGTCCTCGATGGACCGTCGGTGCCGCTGACCGAGGTGCGGCTGCTGCCGCCGCTCGAACCGCCGTCCGTCCGGGACTTCGTCGCCTTCGAGGAGCACGTCGAGGGCATGGTCGCTCCCGGTCCGGTGCCGCCGGAGTGGTACGAAGCGCCGACGTTCTACTTCACCAACCCGGCCGCGCTGGCCGGCGCGCACGACGACGTCCCGATCCCGCCCGGCTCGCGGTTGTTCGACTTCGAGCTGGAGGTCGCGGCCGTGCTGGGCCCGGACGGCATCTTCGGCTACACCATCTTCAACGACTGGTCGGCCCGCGACCTCCAGCGCCGCGAGATGAAGGTGGGACTGGGGCCCGCGAAGGGAAAGGATTCCGTCACGACGCTCGGGCCGTGGCTGGTGACCGCGGACGAGTTCACTGTGGACGAAGACGGGTTCCTCGATCTGGACCTGCGGGTGTCGGTCAACGGCGTCGAGATCGGGCACGACCGGCTGGCCAACATGGGCTGGCCGTTCGAGGAGCTCGTCGCCTACGCCGCCCGCGGCACCCGGCTCCGGCCCGGCGACGTGCTGGGCTCGGGTACCTGCGGCAACGGCGGCTGCCTCGCCGAGCTGTGGGGCCGCCGCGGTGCGCAGGACCCGCCGCCGCTGCGGCCCGGTGACGTCGTCGAGATGACCGTGGAGGGCATCGGCAGCATCCGCAACACGGTCGTCGCCGGGATCGACCTGCCGCCGGTCCGCCCGGCCCGCACCCGGGACCGGGCGCGGTGA